The Erythrobacter litoralis HTCC2594 nucleotide sequence TCGGAGATAGGCCGGTCGCGCTTCGTCGTTCCACGCCACGGCAGCGGCGTCGACCAGGTCGGCCTTGGCTTCGTCGGCGATCTCGAGCGCCGCGACCTTGGCGGCGAAATCATCGAGGATCGCATTGCTGCTGCCTTCTGCCGTGAGATTCTCGATATCCGAGATGACGTAGGGATAGACCCAGTCTGGCGGCATCACTCCCATGTCGGCCCGCTCGCGCGCTTCGGCGGTGAGTGTATCCAGCACTTCGGCCATGCCTTCTATGCGGCTGACGTAATCCGCCGCATGGCTCTCATCGGCAACCCGGTGGATGTTGATGAGGAAGGCGGGCAGGCGGCTTTGTGCGCCGTTCATCTGGTCGAAGATGTAGTCGTTGTCGCGGTAGGGCCAAAGCGAGGCGCTGCGCTTGGCCATGGCGTCGAACAGGCGATAGGACAGCGCATCCTGCTCGCTCAGTTCCGTGACATCGTAAGCGGCACGCATCCGCGCGGCGCTTTCCTGAAGAAGGTCGTACTGCTCCTTCTCGCCGGCATCCGAATAATCGCCCCACTCGCCGTAATCCTCGTCCCGAATCCCGCGATAGGCCTTGCCCAGCGGGGACAGCTCAAGCTGCGCCGCATCATAGGCATCGAAGAACGCGTTGATATCCTGGGATTGCGCGGCGGGAGCCTCAGTCGCGGCAGTGGCGGTGGCCGTTGCCGAAGCCGTCGCAACCGGCTCGTCCGAGGCGTAGGGGGAAGCGCAGCCGCCTAGAGCGATCGCTGCTGCGGAAGTGGCGAGAAGGAAAAAAATTTTCATGTGCTGTCTCCGTCGCGGGTACGAACCGGAATACGGTTATGGCAATGCGCGGCACAAAAAAAGGGGCGGCCCCCGATAAATCGAGAACCGCCCTTTGAAGTTGAGGAACTCGTTGCATTGCTGCCTCGAGCCCTTCGGGTCGCAGGAGCTAGCTAGCAAAGCCCCCGATTCGGGGATTGTATGGAAACGACAAAACCGAAATTGTCCGGTTTTCCGGGCAATATATCCGCAGCCGGGCCTTGCTCGACAGATGCGGAATTGCGGGCCATAGGGCGCGCACGCATGCTTTTTTCGCTCATCCGCCCTGCCATACACGCGCTCGATCCGGAAAGAGCGCACCGGTTTTCGATCGAAGCGCTCAAGCTGGCGCCGTTGCCGCACAGCCGCCACTCCGACGCTTCGCTGTCCGTCAAAGTCGCCGGCATCCGCTTCCCCAATCCGGTCGGCGTCGCGGCCGGTTACGACAAGGATGCCGAAGTGCCCGATGCCCTGCTGGGCCTCGGCTTCGGCTTCGTCGAAGTCGGCTCGATCACACCCCGCCCGCAGGAGGGCAATCCGAAACCGCGCCTGTTCCGGCTGAGCCGCGACCGGGCGGTTATCAATCGCATGGGGTTCAACAATGCGGGGGCCGATGTGGCGGAGCGACGGCTGAGGGCCCGCGCGGCGAAGGGCGGCGTGATCGGCATCAATGTCGGGGCGAACAAGGATTCGGATGATCGCATCGCCGATTACGCGACCATGGTCCGCCGCATGGCGCCTTATGCAAGCTATCTCACCGCCAATATCTCCAGCCCCAACACGCCGGGCCTGCGCGCGCTGCAGGACGAAGGGGCGCTGACCGGACTGCTCGACGCGGTGATGGAAGCGCCCGGTGCCGACGGTCCGCCGGTCTTCCTCAAGGTCGCGCCCGACCTCGAGCCTGCCGATGTCGATGCGATTGCGCGGATCGCGATCGACAAGGGCCTCGGTGCGCTGATCGTCTCGAACACCACCATCTTCCGGCCCGATCTCCAATCGCGCGATCGCGACGAGACGGGAGGCCTCTCCGGCGCGCCCCTCAAACCGCTCGCGCTCCAGCGTTTGCGCGACTTCCGCAGCGCCACTGGCGGAGCTATTCCGCTGGTCGGCGTAGGCGGGATAGCCACTATAGACGACGCGTGGGAACGCATTCGCGCAGGGGCGAGCCTCGTGCAGGTGTATTCGGCGATGGTCTACGAGGGCCCCGGCCTCGGGCGCTCCATCGCGCGCGGGCTTTCGCGCAAATTGCGCGAACACGGCATGGCTTCGATTGAAGAAGCGGTCGGAAGCGAATAGCACGCCTTGCCATGACAATTCGCCAAATCCTCGCCTCTCTCGCCGCGCTTGCCCTTGTCGGATGCGCCAATGCCTATGCCGAAGAGCCGGTTGTTGCGCAGCAGGCTGCGCCTGCCTTCGCAGGAACGGTCGCCTCGGCCGATCCGCGCGCCACGGCTGCGGGGGAAGAGATGTTGCGCCGCGGCGGCAGCGCGACCGATGCCGCCATTGCCACGATGATCGCGCTGACGGTGGTCGAACCGCAAAGTTCGGGCATCGGCGGCGGTGGCTTCATCGTGCGCGGGTCGCCCGACGGGACCGTCACCAGTTACGACGGGCGCGAGACGGCCCCCGCAGGAGCGACACCCGACTGGTTCCTCGGCGAAGACGGTGAGCCCCTGCCGGGCCGCGAAGCGGTACTGTCGGGCCTCAGCATCGGCGTGCCGGGCAATATCGACGTCGCCCGGCGCGCGCATGACGAGCACGGCAAGCTGCCTTGGGCGACGCTGTTCGAGCCGGCGATCCGGCTGGCACGCGAGGGCTTCGTCCTCAATCCGCGCCTCAATGCTTCGCTCGACGGCTATGCCGATCGCGCCGGGCTGACAGAAGGCGGCAGGGCAACTTTTTACGCCGATGACGAGATGCCCAAGGCAGTCGGCGCGCGCATCGTGCAGGAAGAATTGGCGCAGACGCTCGAAGCCATCGCCGCGAACGGGCCGGAATGGTTCTACGACAGCGAATTCGGCGCAGGCCTCGCAGAGACCGTTGCCGCCGCCACACCGCGCGAAGGCAAGATGACGACCGAGGACGTCGCGACGTACTCGTCGAAAGAGCGACCTGCCGTTTGCGGCACCTATCGCCGACACAAGGTCTGCGGCATGGGCCCGCCCTCTTCCGGCGGCATCGCGGTCATCCAGATCCTCAAGCAGCTCGAACGTTTCGACCTTGCGGCGATGGGAGCGCAATCGCCCGAAGTCTGGCACCTGTTCGTTGAGTCGCAGCGCCTCGCCTATGCCGATCGCGAACTCTACACCGGCGACAGCGACTTCGTGGACGTACCAGTCGAAGGGCTCGTCGCTCCGGCCTATCTTGCCGCGCGCTCGCAATTGATCGATCCCGCAGCGCGCACCGATGAAGTCGAGGCCGGCCAGCCCCCGCGCGCTCCGCAGGCCCGCGCCACCGGCGAGCACTATCCCGACAGCGGTACGACGCATCTGGTCGCGGTTGGCCCCGACGGCACCATGGTCAGTTACACCTCCACCATCGAGGGCGCCTTCGGTTCGGGCTACATGTATGGCGGTTTCTACCTCAACAACGAGCTGACCGATTTCAGCTTCCGCCCGGAACGCGACGGCGTGCCGGTCGCCAATAGGGTCGAAGGCGGCAAGCGGCCGCGCAGCTCGATGGCGCCGACGGTCGTCTACGATCCGCAAGGCAAGCCGCTGCTCGCCATCGGGGCCGCCGGCGGCCCGACCATCCCGATCCAGACCGCGCGCTCGATCATCGGCGTGATCGACTTCGGGATGGAGCTGGAAGACGCGCTCGCCCTGCCGATGATCATGGCCTTCGGCGACCGGGTCATCGTGGAGGAAGACACGTGGCTGGCCGGGGCGATCCCGGCGCTCAACGCGCTCGGCCACGAGCAGGTCGTCACCAGCGGCTTCCTCTTCCGCACCAATGCCGCAATGCGCACGCCGCAAGGCTGGGTCGCGCGGCACGACCTGCGGCTAGACCCGCTGCTGGCCATGCCGGGGCCAGAGTGATCCGGCTTGCCGCTACGGCAGCAGCCCCCTAGAAGCGCCGCGATAGTTACAACAGCAACAATTTTCCTTCGGAGCAGGAGCGCTTGATGGTGCAACTGGGCGATATCGAAACCGCCGACAATCTCGTCGAACTTTTCCTCAAGCGCGCCGATGGCAAGGGCGACGAGCCGTTCCTCGGCGCCAAGCGCGACGGCGCATGGCAGACGCAAAGTTGGCGCGAAGCGGCGGAGAAGGTGTGCATCCTCGCGGAGGGCCTGCGCGGTCTAGGCCTGAAGGATGGCGACCGGGTCATGCTGGTCAGCGAGAACCGGCCCGAATGGTGCATCGCCGACCTCGCCATTATGGCGGCAGGCTGCATCACCGTTCCGGCCTACACCACCAATACCCAGCGCGATCACATGCACATCCTCGACAATTCGGGGGCCAAGGCGGTGATCGTTTCCAACGACAAGCTTTCCGATCCGCTGCTCCCCGCGATCATGCGCACCGGCATCGCCGAGCATGTGATCGCCATCGATTCGATCCGCTCGCACCAGTCCGCCGGGTCGGAAATCGTCCATCGGTGGGATAATCTGCTGCAAGGCGATGCGGCAACGGCGCGCACGGCGGTCGAAGAGCGGATGAAGGGCGTGACGCGCGAGACCACCGCCTGCATCATCTACACCAGCGGCACGGGCGGCGCGCCGCGCGGCGTGCTGCAGCATCACGGCGCGATCCTGTGCAATGTCACCGGCGCAGCGGAAATCCTGATGAGCGATTTCGGGCTCGACGACGAGGAGCGTTTCCTGTCCTTCCTGCCGCTAAGCCATGCTTATGAACATACCGGCGGGCAGTTCCTGCCCATCGGCGTCGGCGCGCAGATCTATTATTCCGAAGGACTGGAAAAGCTCGCCAGCAATCTCGAGGAAACCCGCCCCACCATCATGGTCGTCGTCCCGCGCCTGTTCGAAGTGCTGCGCACGCGCATCATGAAACAGGTCAGCAAGCAGGGCGGCACGGCCAATTTCCTGATGGACAAGGCGCTGGAGATTGGCGAGCGGCGCGCTGAAGGCCACCGCAAGCTGCTCGACGGGCCCATGAACGCGATCCTCGAGCGCACGCTGCGCCCCAAGATACGCCAGCGCTTCGGCGGCCGGATCAAGGCGATGGTGTCCGGCGGGGCGCCTCTCAACCCCGAAGTCGGCGTGTTCTTCGAATCGATGGGGCTGACCATGCTGCAGGGCTATGGCCAGACCGAAGCCGGACCGGTGATTAGCTGCAACAGGCCGCGGGCGGGCCTCAAGATGGATACCGTCGGCCCGCCGATGCAGGGGGTGGAGGTCAAAGTTGCCGAGGATGGCGAGCTGCTGGTGCGCGGCGAGCTGGTGATGAAGGGATACTGGCAGAACGAGGCCGAAACCGAGCGGACGCTCAGGGACGGATGGCTCCACACCGGCGATATCGGCCATCTCGACGACGCCGGGCGCATCGTCATCACCGATCGCAAGAAGGACATGATCGTCAACGACAAGGGCGACAACATCGCCCCGCAGAAGGTCGAAGGCATGCTGACCCTGCAGCCCGAGATCGGGCAGGCGATGGTTGCGGGCGACAAGCGGCCTTACATCGTCGGCCTTATCGTGCCCGATGCCGAATGGGCGCTCGAATGGGCCAAGGCCAACGACAAAAAGTTTGACCTGAAAGAGCTGCAGGAACTGCCCGAATTCCGCACCGCCGTGCGCGCCGCGGTAGACCGCACTAACCAGGACCTCAGCGTGATCGAGAAGGTGCGCGGCTTTGCCTTCGCCGACGAAGCCTTCACCATCGAGAACGAGGAAATGACCCCCAGCATGAAAATCCGCCGCCACGTGATCCGGCAGCGGTACCAGGAGCGGCTGGACGGGTTGTATAGATCCTAATGTTTTGAACCCGCATCCGCGGGTTCGTCCTCGCTAGACGCGCGGCAAGCCGCGCCCGCTGCGGGCGGGCGGTCGCCCTTGCGGTCCGCTGGTCGCGTACCGAACCAGCGCTTCTAATTAGGACGTGATGCTTGGTCGCGGCAGCCAAAGGCCGACCGGCCGTCGCGCCCACTGGCGCGGAAGCCTAAGGGGCCGGATGGCCCCGCCGGCGCTTGAGGCCAACCAAACTACGCCGCTTCCGCCTCGATAAACTCCGGAAAGAAGCTCGGGGCCTGACTCGACCAGCCGGGCGCGGTGGCGGCGGCTTCGCTTAAGCTCTGCAGCAGGATCTTGCGGCGTTCGGGGCGGATGTCGGGCAGGGCGGCGGCGCCGACGAAGGCGCTGGGCAGCCAGGGGCGCACATCGGCGCCGAGCAGGCGTTCGTAGAGGAAACGGAAGGCAGAGAAGCCTTCGAGCTTGTCCTGGCCGAGATCGAAGGTCGCGACATGGATCAGCGTGCCGAGAAACAGGTCGAGCCGGTCGCCCGGGCCGACATGTGCGAGCTGTTCGCGCAGCGCCTTGAGATCCTGGTAAGCGACATACTGGCTGCGGATGGCGATGTTCTCTTCGGCGTCGCGTGCCCACACCTTGAAGGCGTCGCAGCGGCCGAGGCCGATATCGAGGCTGCGGCGGATGTAGCGCTGTTCGCACGGCGTGAAATTCGCAAACTCGCGCATTTCCGCGATGCTGAGCGACTGGATGCCGGTGGTAGCCATGATCGAGTTCCCTTGTTGCAGGGGAACTGTCGCGCAAGATGGTTAACAACGCGTTATACGCATGGCGCATTGTTTGCCGGGCGCACGAAAAAGGCCGCCCCCTAAGGAGCGGCCCGTTCTAGCGCAATGGCCGGTTGGCGTCAGACCTTGTCGCCCATCGCGCCCTTGGCTTCGCCCTTCACCGATTGCGCGCGGCCCTTGTTTTCCTGCGCCACGCCTTCTGCCCGCGTTTCGGGATCGAAAGACTGCTGCTTCACCTTGCCTGCGGCCTTGTTGGCGGCGCCTTTGGCTTTGTCTTTAAGTTCGCCCATGATCGTGCTCCTGTCTTCGGGGGAGCCGCATCGCGCCTTGGGGAAGCCGGAAGCGGCAGGTCGTCGTATGATCGACCTGCTAATTCAATGTTTTAGATCACTGGCCGTTCCTGCTCTAGCGACAAGATGGGTCTGCAATGCGACGATCAGATCAAACCGGCAAGCGGGCTGGAAGGATCGGCATATTTCCGCGTTGCCATGCGGCCGGCAAGATAGGCCTCGCGCCCGGATTCCACCGCCAGTTTCATCGCCCGCGCCATGCGCGGCGGATCTTTCGCTTCGGCGATGGCCGTGTTCATCAGCACGCCATCGCAGCCCAGTTCCATCGCAACGGCGGCATCGCTGGCCGTGCCGACCCCGGCATCGACCAGCACCGGCACACTGGCGCCTTCCACAATCAGCCGGATGGTCACGCGGTTCTGGATACCGAGCCCCGAACCAATCGGCGCGCCCAACGGCATGATCGCGACGGCTCCAGCATCTTCGAGCTGCTTCGCCGCAATGGGATCGTCGGTGCAGTAGACCATCGGGTGGAAGCCCTCTTTCGCCAGCACTTCGCAGGCGCGGATGGTTTCGACCATGTTGGGGTAGAGCGTGCGCGCTTCGCCCAGCACCTCGAGTTTCACGAGGTCCCAGCCGCCCGCCTCGCGCGCCAGCCGCAGGGTGCGGATGGCGTCGTCTGCGGTGAAACAGCCGGCGGTGTTGGGCAGGTAGGTGACCTTTTTGGGGTCAATGTAGTCGGTCAGCATCGGCGCCTTGGGATCGCTGACATTGACCCGCCGCACCGCCACTGTGACGATTTCCGCTCCCGCAGCTTCGACGGCGGCGGCGTTCTGTTCGAAATCCTTGTATTTGCCGGTGCCGACGATCAGGCGTGAGCGGAAGGTTTGCCCCGCGACGGTCCACGTATCGCTTTCGCCGCGTCCTGCTCCGTCTTCGCCCCCGCCGACGAAGTGCACGATCTCCAGCACGTCGCCTTCGCTGAGAGCAATATCCTCCAGCTGCGAACGCGGCGCGATGGCGCCATTGTGCTCGACAGCCACCTTGGTCGGTTCGAGGTCGAGCTCGCGCACGAGCGCGGCGATGGTGGCGGCGGAGGTGCGGCGGGTGTCGCCGTTGACGGTGAGTGTCAGCTGGTCGCTCATGGCGAGCGAGATAGCGTTCAATGCGCGCGACGCAAGTTGAGGATATGGCCGATCGAGACCAGCACGACGCCGATGATGGTGAGAACGGCCTCCTGCAGTCCGTGCGGCGCGGCGAGCGCTCCGCCCATGAAGGTGAGGCCGACCATGGCCACGACGAAAGGCGTGCGCTGGCGATGGCGCAAGGCGCCCCAGCCGATGGCCACGCCCGCGATCACCACCGCGAGGGCGAGACCCCAGCGGTGAATTTCCGGCGCGAGCAGCCACTGCCCGCCGAGGCCAAGTGTCGCGACGACGGCGATGCTGGCGAGGCAATGCACCAGGCACAGGCTCGACAGCACGATGCCCGCGCGGTCGAGGCGCGCGCGCAGCGATGGCTGGGACGAGGACGGCGGATGACTCACGGCGCTCCATCTATGTGATGATGTATCTTTTCGCAAGCTCTGTTGCGCGCAAACCGCCTTGAAACCTGCACCGCGCGCGACCATTGGAGAGCGCATGGCGACTTTGTCCCAAGTTCCCCCGGTCTCGCGGAAAGCCCGCGCCGCGCCGATGGCGCTGGCCCGTTGGCTGTGGGTCGTTGCCGGCCTGGTCGTGACGATCGTCGCAATAGGCGGGATCACCCGGCTGACGGAAAGCGGCCTTTCGATCACGCATTGGAGCGTGGTGTCCGGCATCCTCCCGCCGCTGTCCGAAAGCGCCTGGCAGGCCGAGTTCGACCTTTATCGCCAGACCGGAGAATATCGCCTCGAGAGCGGGCCGGCCGGAATGGACCTGGCCGCTTTCAAGTTCATTTATTTCTGGGAATGGTTTCACCGCATCCTGGGGCGGGTGATCGGCCTCGCTTTCCTGCTGCCGATGATGTGGTTCTGGATCAGGGGCATGATCCCGGCGGGCTACAGGGGGCGGCTGCTCGCCCTCTTCGCGCTGATCTGCGGGCAGGGTGCGCTCGGCTGGTACATGGTCGCCTCAGGTGTCGGGACCGACCTGACCGATGTCAGCCATTTCCGGCTATCGGCACATTTGTTGACTGCGCTTTTCCTGCTTGCGGGGCTGGTCTGGACCGCGCTCGACTTGCGGCGACTGGCGCGCGTGCCCGATGCGCGGCCTGCGCGCTTCACCGGCGTCGCGTGGATGGCTTCGATCATCCTCTTCATCCAGATCCTGCTCGGCGCATGGGTCGCCGGGCTCAATGCCGGGCATGCGTCTTACAGCTGGCCGATGATGAATGGCGGGCTCCTGCCGCAGCCCGATCTCACCAGGGGATGGCTGTGGGCACTGACGCACGATCCCTTCCTGCTGCATTTCCTCCACCGCTGGTGGGCGTGGGTCGCTGTGATTGCGCTCGTCGTCCTGGCGCGCAAGGTCCGCCCGTTCGACCGCCGTGCGTCGATCGCGGTGCATTCCGCCTTCGGAACCATGGTCGTGCTCGGCATCGCGACGGTGCTGAGCGAAGTCTCGCTATGGATCGCGGTCGCGCACCAGCTTACCGGCGCGCTGCTGGTGATCTCGACCGCTTGGGCGGCGCATGCCATCGGCACGGCGCGCAAGACCGAGGCCGCATGAGCGCGCTGATCTACGCGCCCTTCCCCGACCGGGAAACCGCCCGGCAGGTCGCCACGCAATTGCTCGACGAAAAGCTGATCGCCTGCGCCAACCTGCTGGGCGCGATGGAATCGCTCTACGAGTGGAACGGCGAGCGCGGGAGCGGCGAGGAAATCGCCGTGCTGATGAAGACGGAAGCCAGCGTGCTGGACGCTGCGGTCGCCCGTCTCGAAAGCCTGCATCCTTACGATACGCCCGCCGTGCTCGGGTGGAAATGCGATGCGGCAGGCGCGGCGACCACGGCCTGGCTTGGTGCGCTCAGGCCCGCCCAATAGCACACGGTATTATTTTACCTCTCCGCAAACCCGCATGAATGCTTGACCTTCAGCGCGTTTGCGACCATTTGCCGCGCCCTGAGCGATGCCTCGCAAGAGGATTCGCGCACCCACGCCGCGGCTCCGGCCCCGGCAGCACGAACACTAAGGAACGAGATCAGCCATGAAGGCTCTTACGAAGACCACCCGGTCGATCAAACCGGCCGAGGTCGAAAAGAAGTGGCACCTGATTGACGCCGAAGGCCTGGTCGTCGGTCGCCTCGCAGCGATCGTCGCCAGCATCCTGCGCGGCAAGCACAAGCCCAGCTTCACCCCGCATGTCGATTGCGGCGACCATGTCATCATCCTCAATGCCGACAAGGTGAAGTTCACCGGCAACAAGATGACCGACAAGGTCTATTACAAGCACACCGGCCACCCCGGCGGCATCAAGGAAACGACCCCGGCCAAGGTGCTGGAAGGCCGCTTCCCCGAGCGTGTGATCGAAAAGGCCATCCAGCGCATGATTCCGCGCGGTCCGCTGGGCCGCGACCAGATGCGCGCCCTGCACATCTATGCCGGCACCGAGCATCCGCATGACGGCCAGAAGCCCGAAGTGCTCGACGTCGCTTCCATGAATCGCAAGAACAAGGTCTCCGCGTAATGGCTGACAAGAAGAAGACCGAAGAGCAGGCGGCCGACACCCCGGCAACCGAGACTCCGGAAACCGAAGCTCCCAAGGCGGAAGACGCCAAGGCCGGCGCCAAGGAAGAGGCGAAGGCTGGCGAAAAGCCTGCCGCAGAAGCTCCGGCTGAAAAAGCCGAGGCAAAGTCCGAGGAAAAGGCGGACGAGAAAGCCGAAGAGAAGAAGACCGACAGCGTCTCCGATCTCGCCGATCTCGGCAATATCGCCGGTGACGCGCCCGAGGGCGATGCCGCCGCGATCGCTGCCAGCACCGCGCCGCTGCGCGAGCAGGAGCTCGACAAGGAAGGCCGCGCCTACGCCACGGGTCGTCGTAAAGACGCCGTCGCCCGCGTCTGGATCAAACCGGGCAAGGGCAAGGTCACCGTTAACGGCAAGGAGCAGGAAGTCTATTTCGCGCGCCCGACGTTGCGTCTGATCATCGACCAGCCCTTCACCATCACCGAGCGCCAGGGCCAGTACGACGTCGTCGCCACCGTCCGCGGCGGCGGTCTCTCGGGGCAGGCAGGGGCGGTGAAGCACGGCATCAGCCAGGCATTGAGCAAGTACGAGCCGGAACTGCGCAGCACGATCAAGGCTGCCGGCTTCCTGACCCGCGACAGCCGCGTGGTCGAGCGCAAGAAGTACGGTCGCGCCAAGGCACGCCGCAGCTTCCAGTTCTCGAAACGCTAAGTCTTCGGGCTGCCGAACATCACGAAGGGCGGTCCTGTCGGGCCGCCCTTTTTGATTCAAGCCGGGTCGGGAAACCTAGTGAACCGGCGGATCGGTGCGCGGGACCTGCCGTACGGGAGCAACCGGTTCTCCCGGTCGGCGTGGCGGGGTCGCATCTTCGGGCACGTCCTCGATCATCATGTCGCGGCTCTCGATATCGTCGAGATTGCGCACCCGCACGGTCAGTTCGCTGCCATTCCAGCGCAATTCGTTGAAGCTGGGCGGGGTCGAGCGGGTCCGCTTCGACAAGGTGCCCGCGCCTATCATGCGCACCGGCCCGCGATCGGTCTGCTCGACGATGTCGAAGGCATCATGGACATGGCCGCTGATGACCGCCGCCACCGGGCGCGTCGCCAGTTCGCGCAGCGCCTTCGTGCCGTTGCGTGTCAGCGCCGTGCCTTCGGTGCCGACTTCGCGCAGCGGATGGTGTACCGCTACCAGCGCCTGCGTGCCTGGCGGAAGCGCGTCCACCGCGGCGAGGCACTTGTCGAGCGCCGTCTGCGTCACCCAGCCCTTCGACCAGTTCAGTCGCGGCTGCGCCCGGACCGCGGTTTTGAGCGGAACGATCGCAATGTCCGGCAGGTCGATCTCCTTCTCCACCAAGTCCTGCATCCCGCGAAACCGGCGATAAGGGTCGAAGAACCGCTCGATAGGGTTGAAATAGGGCATGTCGTGATTGCCCACCTCGACCGTGACGGGCACGCCAAGACCCCTGATCCACTTTGTGGCGGCGTCGAATTCACGGTGGCGGGCGCGCATGGTCAGGTCGCCGGTAATGGCGACGGCATCGGGGCGAAGCTCGGCGATCTCCTGCTGCACCCAATCGAGCGCCTGGTTGTCCTCAAGCCCGAAGTGGATATCGGACAGGTGGAATATGAGTGCGTCGGTCATGCGCGCGGTCCAAGCAGCGTCACCCCCAGCGGCGCAAGCGAAAATCGCTCTTCCGGCTGGCCTTCGAACCGCTCCCCGTCGATCATCAGCTCGATGCCGTCATCCCGGGTGGACTGAAAGAGCACCTCTCTTGCAGTGCCAAGATCGTCATGCGGTCCGTCGCGGAAATTGCGTCCGATAATGGCCGCACCTTGCCGCACGAATTCGTCGAGACCTTCGATGCGATAGGCGCGCACCTGCATACCGGCTTCGGTAAGCGAGAGCAGGATACCGGCATAGCCCGAC carries:
- a CDS encoding quinone-dependent dihydroorotate dehydrogenase — protein: MLFSLIRPAIHALDPERAHRFSIEALKLAPLPHSRHSDASLSVKVAGIRFPNPVGVAAGYDKDAEVPDALLGLGFGFVEVGSITPRPQEGNPKPRLFRLSRDRAVINRMGFNNAGADVAERRLRARAAKGGVIGINVGANKDSDDRIADYATMVRRMAPYASYLTANISSPNTPGLRALQDEGALTGLLDAVMEAPGADGPPVFLKVAPDLEPADVDAIARIAIDKGLGALIVSNTTIFRPDLQSRDRDETGGLSGAPLKPLALQRLRDFRSATGGAIPLVGVGGIATIDDAWERIRAGASLVQVYSAMVYEGPGLGRSIARGLSRKLREHGMASIEEAVGSE
- the ggt gene encoding gamma-glutamyltransferase, producing the protein MTIRQILASLAALALVGCANAYAEEPVVAQQAAPAFAGTVASADPRATAAGEEMLRRGGSATDAAIATMIALTVVEPQSSGIGGGGFIVRGSPDGTVTSYDGRETAPAGATPDWFLGEDGEPLPGREAVLSGLSIGVPGNIDVARRAHDEHGKLPWATLFEPAIRLAREGFVLNPRLNASLDGYADRAGLTEGGRATFYADDEMPKAVGARIVQEELAQTLEAIAANGPEWFYDSEFGAGLAETVAAATPREGKMTTEDVATYSSKERPAVCGTYRRHKVCGMGPPSSGGIAVIQILKQLERFDLAAMGAQSPEVWHLFVESQRLAYADRELYTGDSDFVDVPVEGLVAPAYLAARSQLIDPAARTDEVEAGQPPRAPQARATGEHYPDSGTTHLVAVGPDGTMVSYTSTIEGAFGSGYMYGGFYLNNELTDFSFRPERDGVPVANRVEGGKRPRSSMAPTVVYDPQGKPLLAIGAAGGPTIPIQTARSIIGVIDFGMELEDALALPMIMAFGDRVIVEEDTWLAGAIPALNALGHEQVVTSGFLFRTNAAMRTPQGWVARHDLRLDPLLAMPGPE
- a CDS encoding AMP-dependent synthetase/ligase, whose translation is MVQLGDIETADNLVELFLKRADGKGDEPFLGAKRDGAWQTQSWREAAEKVCILAEGLRGLGLKDGDRVMLVSENRPEWCIADLAIMAAGCITVPAYTTNTQRDHMHILDNSGAKAVIVSNDKLSDPLLPAIMRTGIAEHVIAIDSIRSHQSAGSEIVHRWDNLLQGDAATARTAVEERMKGVTRETTACIIYTSGTGGAPRGVLQHHGAILCNVTGAAEILMSDFGLDDEERFLSFLPLSHAYEHTGGQFLPIGVGAQIYYSEGLEKLASNLEETRPTIMVVVPRLFEVLRTRIMKQVSKQGGTANFLMDKALEIGERRAEGHRKLLDGPMNAILERTLRPKIRQRFGGRIKAMVSGGAPLNPEVGVFFESMGLTMLQGYGQTEAGPVISCNRPRAGLKMDTVGPPMQGVEVKVAEDGELLVRGELVMKGYWQNEAETERTLRDGWLHTGDIGHLDDAGRIVITDRKKDMIVNDKGDNIAPQKVEGMLTLQPEIGQAMVAGDKRPYIVGLIVPDAEWALEWAKANDKKFDLKELQELPEFRTAVRAAVDRTNQDLSVIEKVRGFAFADEAFTIENEEMTPSMKIRRHVIRQRYQERLDGLYRS
- the thiS gene encoding sulfur carrier protein ThiS, with protein sequence MSDQLTLTVNGDTRRTSAATIAALVRELDLEPTKVAVEHNGAIAPRSQLEDIALSEGDVLEIVHFVGGGEDGAGRGESDTWTVAGQTFRSRLIVGTGKYKDFEQNAAAVEAAGAEIVTVAVRRVNVSDPKAPMLTDYIDPKKVTYLPNTAGCFTADDAIRTLRLAREAGGWDLVKLEVLGEARTLYPNMVETIRACEVLAKEGFHPMVYCTDDPIAAKQLEDAGAVAIMPLGAPIGSGLGIQNRVTIRLIVEGASVPVLVDAGVGTASDAAVAMELGCDGVLMNTAIAEAKDPPRMARAMKLAVESGREAYLAGRMATRKYADPSSPLAGLI
- a CDS encoding MerC domain-containing protein; amino-acid sequence: MSHPPSSSQPSLRARLDRAGIVLSSLCLVHCLASIAVVATLGLGGQWLLAPEIHRWGLALAVVIAGVAIGWGALRHRQRTPFVVAMVGLTFMGGALAAPHGLQEAVLTIIGVVLVSIGHILNLRRAH
- a CDS encoding COX15/CtaA family protein; protein product: MATLSQVPPVSRKARAAPMALARWLWVVAGLVVTIVAIGGITRLTESGLSITHWSVVSGILPPLSESAWQAEFDLYRQTGEYRLESGPAGMDLAAFKFIYFWEWFHRILGRVIGLAFLLPMMWFWIRGMIPAGYRGRLLALFALICGQGALGWYMVASGVGTDLTDVSHFRLSAHLLTALFLLAGLVWTALDLRRLARVPDARPARFTGVAWMASIILFIQILLGAWVAGLNAGHASYSWPMMNGGLLPQPDLTRGWLWALTHDPFLLHFLHRWWAWVAVIALVVLARKVRPFDRRASIAVHSAFGTMVVLGIATVLSEVSLWIAVAHQLTGALLVISTAWAAHAIGTARKTEAA
- the cutA gene encoding divalent-cation tolerance protein CutA yields the protein MSALIYAPFPDRETARQVATQLLDEKLIACANLLGAMESLYEWNGERGSGEEIAVLMKTEASVLDAAVARLESLHPYDTPAVLGWKCDAAGAATTAWLGALRPAQ
- the rplM gene encoding 50S ribosomal protein L13, with product MKALTKTTRSIKPAEVEKKWHLIDAEGLVVGRLAAIVASILRGKHKPSFTPHVDCGDHVIILNADKVKFTGNKMTDKVYYKHTGHPGGIKETTPAKVLEGRFPERVIEKAIQRMIPRGPLGRDQMRALHIYAGTEHPHDGQKPEVLDVASMNRKNKVSA
- the rpsI gene encoding 30S ribosomal protein S9; the protein is MAGDAPEGDAAAIAASTAPLREQELDKEGRAYATGRRKDAVARVWIKPGKGKVTVNGKEQEVYFARPTLRLIIDQPFTITERQGQYDVVATVRGGGLSGQAGAVKHGISQALSKYEPELRSTIKAAGFLTRDSRVVERKKYGRAKARRSFQFSKR
- a CDS encoding metallophosphoesterase family protein, producing MTDALIFHLSDIHFGLEDNQALDWVQQEIAELRPDAVAITGDLTMRARHREFDAATKWIRGLGVPVTVEVGNHDMPYFNPIERFFDPYRRFRGMQDLVEKEIDLPDIAIVPLKTAVRAQPRLNWSKGWVTQTALDKCLAAVDALPPGTQALVAVHHPLREVGTEGTALTRNGTKALRELATRPVAAVISGHVHDAFDIVEQTDRGPVRMIGAGTLSKRTRSTPPSFNELRWNGSELTVRVRNLDDIESRDMMIEDVPEDATPPRRPGEPVAPVRQVPRTDPPVH